AGCGTATGAACGCGCGCGGGCTTAGGCGGGAGCAGGTTCCGATCGCGCCCGCCCTGGTCGTGATCGACGTATCGTTCATCTCCCTGACGCTGATCCTGCCCGCGGTCGCCGCGGTGGCGGCCCCGGGCGCCGTCGTGCTCGCGCTCGTGAAGCCGCAGTTCGAGGCCGGGCGTGGGCAGGTGGGGAAGGGCGGGGTGGTGCGCGACGACGCCGTGCGCGCCGAGGCGGTCGCGCGCGTGCGCGCGGCGGCCGTCGCGCTCGGTTTCACGGTCCGCGGCGAGGCGGACTCGGTCCTGCCGGGCCCGAAGGGCAACCGCGAGGTGTTCCTGCACCTCGTGCACGGCGGGGCGTGACGGAGCAGGCCGATCTCAGGCGGCATGGCCGAGAGGCTGCGGGTCGTCAGTCCCGGGCGTGGGGGTCGCTGCGCACGACGACCTCTTCGAGGACGGCGAGGCCCGCGGCGTCCTCGCGCTCGATGCGTCGCAGGACCGTCGCCGCGGCCGCCTCGTCGGGGTCCCAGCGCGTCAGCAGCTCCCGCAGGCGGCGGCGTTTGCGCTGTGCCGTTCGGCGAGCCTCGCACGCCCTCTCCCAGGGGCTCCGGCCGGTGACGAGGGGCGGCTCCACGTCGGAGGGGGCGTCGCCGAGGCGGCGCAGCTCCTCGGCGATCCAGCCCGCGTGGCGCGCCTCGACGTCGGCCAGGGCCTCGAGGCGCGCCGCGAGCTGCGGATAGCGGGCCTGCGCGGCGTGCGTGCGCAGCGCGAGGGCTGCGCCGAGCTCGGCCGCGTGGGCCTCGCGCAGATCCGCACGCAGCGCCGTGGGGTCGTCCGTTCTGCCGAGGAGGCGTCCGAGCAGCCCCATGGACCGCAGGCCGTAGCGGGGGGCCGTCGCCGGGTCAATCCGCGCGGGCCGGGTTCCCTTCCCGGCGTGATTCCGTTACACCGATCACCTTATGGCCAGGATCACCGTGGAGGACTGCCTCGAGCAGGTCCCCAACCGTTTCGAGCTCGTGCTGCTCGCGGCGCGGCGCGCGAAGCAGCTCCTCAAAGGGGCGCGCCCCCTCGTGGAGTCGGACAACAAGGAGATCGTCACGGCGCTCCGCGAGGTCGCGGACGCGAAGGTGCGCCTCACGTACGACGAGTAGGAGAGCGCCCCGGACGATGGCGAAACAGCAGGACCTCTACGCCATCCTGGGGGTCGCGAAGACGGCGACCGCGGACGAGATCCGGAAAGCGTACCGCAAGCTCGCGCGTCAGCACCATCCCGACCTCAACCCAGGCAACAAGCAGGCCGAGGAGCGCTTCAAGGAGATCTCGCTCGCGCACGACGCGCTCTCCGACCCGGAGCGGCGCAAGCTGTACGACGAGTTCGGCCAGGAGGGGCTGGCGCCCGGCTTCGACGCCACGCGCGCCCGCGAGTACCGTCGCTGGGCCGACAGCGGCCAGGGCTTCTCGTTCCGCGGCGGCAGCCCGGGCGCCGGCGCCGGCGACTTCGACTTCGGCTTCGGCACCGGGACGCGGCGCGGCCGCCGTCGCAGCGCCGCCGAGACGGAGCGCGGCTTCGCCGACATCCTGAACGAGATGTTCGGCGGCGCGGCCGAGGGCGCCGCGCCCGAGCCGCCGCCCTCGGCACCGCGCGACGTCGAGTATCCGATCGAGATCGATCTGCTCGACGCGCTGCGCGGCACGCGCACGGCCGTGTCGGTTCGGCGTCCCGTCGTCTGCGAGACCTGCGGCGGCACGGGCCGCGTCGGGCGCAAGGGCTGCACGACGTGCGGCGGCAGCGGCACGGTCGAGAAGCGCGAGAAGCTGAACGTCAAGATCCCCGCCGGCGTCGCCGACGGCGCGCGCGTGCGCGTGGCGGGCAAGGGCGGCGTCGGAGCCGGGGGACGCAGCGGCGACCTCTACTTCGTCGTGAAGGTGCGGCCGCACCCGCTGCTCCAGCGCGAGGGTCGAGATCTGATGCTCGAGGTGCCGATCACGGTCGTCGAGGCCGTGCGCGGCGCGACGATCGAAGTACCGACGCTCGCCGGCAAGGTGCAGCTGAAGGTCGCGCCCGGCTCGCAGAGCGGCCAGCGCCTGCGGCTGCGCGGCCGTGGTGCGCCCGACCCGAAGGGCGGCGAGGCCGGCGACCTCTACGTCCGCCTGATGATCCAGGTGCCGCGCGACGGCGCCGGCGAAAAGATGGACGACGCGCTCCAGGCGCTCGAGGCCGCCTACGGGGGCGAGAGCGTCCGCGCCCACCTGGCGCTGTGAGGGCGGCCGTGGCCGACGACGACACCCGCGCGCCGATCGAGCCCGAGGTCATCGGGCCGGACGACGACGCCCAGGTCCTGCCGACCGGCGCCGACGAGGAGGAGCCGGAGGCCGCGGCGGCGACGACGGCCGCGCCGACCGACGTGCCGGCGTCGCTCGGCGTGCTCGTCCCCGCCGCCGACACGCTGCAGCGCTACCTCGCCGAGATCCGCCGCATCCCCGTCCTCACACGCGAGGAGGAGCACGAGCTGGCGGTACGCTGGCGCGAGCAGGGCGACAAGAAAGCCGCGGTGCGGCTCGTCAGCTCGAATCTGCGGCTCGTGGTCATGATCGCGCGCGAGTACCAGCGCGCCGTGCAGAACCTCCTCGACCTCGTACAGGAGGGCAACGTCGGCCTGCTCGAGGCGATCAAGAACTTCGATCCCTATCGCGGCGTGCGCTTCCCATCCTACGCCGTCTGGTGGGTGCGCGCGTACATCATCCGCTACATCATGAACAACTGGCGGATGGTGAAGGTCGGCACCACGCAGGCCCAGCGCAAGCTCTTCTTCAACCTCCAGAAGGAGCGCGAGCGCCTCGAGCGCGAGGGCTTCACCGCCGAGCCCAAGCTCATCGCCGACCGGCTCGGAGTGAAGGAGAAGGAAGTCGTCGAGATGGAGCAGCGCCTCGCCGGGCGCGACCTCTCGGTGAACGCGCCGGTGAACGAGGGCGAAGAGGCCACGCTCCTTGATTTTCTGCCGGGCCCCGCCCAGACTGCCGAGGCCGTCGCCGACGAGGAATATCACCGCCTCGTGCGCGAGAAGGCGGCCGAGTTCAAGCAGACGTTGAAAGGCAAGGACCTGGTGATCTACGAGCGGCGGCTCGAAGCGCTCATGCGCGACGAGGAGCCGGTCACGCTCCAGGAGATCGGCGACGAGTACGGCATCACCCGCGAGCGCGTGCGGCAGATCGAGGCGCGGGTGAAGAAGAAGCTCGGGCAGTACCTCCGCGAGCAGATACCAGACATCAAGGAAATCGAGTTCGGCTCCTGAGCGGGCCGGCCCCAGCCCCACGAGGAACCGATCATGCCGATGCACGGAGGCCGCATCGTCGCGCGCGCCCTGAAGCGCGAGGGCGTTCCGTACGTGTTCACGCTCTGCGGCGGACACGTCATGTCCATCTACGACGGCTGTCTCGACGAAGGCATCGGCGTCGTCGACGTCCGCCACGAGCAGTCCGCCGCGCACGCCGCCGACGGCTGGGCGCGCGTCACCGGCCAGCCCGGCGTCGCGATCGTGACCGCCGGACCGGGGCTCACCGACGCGGTGACCGGCGTCGCCACCGCGTGGCGCGCCAACATTCCCATGGTGATCATCGGCGGCCAGGCGCCGCGTCACTTCCAGGACATGGGCGGCCTCCAGGACATGAACCACGTCGACCTGATGCGGCCGATCACGAAGTGGGCCGTGTCGGTCCCGAACACGCGCCGTCTCGGCGAGTACGTCGCCACCGCGTTCCGCGTCGCGACGACGAACGTGCCCGGCCCGGTGTTCCTCGAGATGCCGCTCGATTTCCTCTTCGACATCGTCCAGGACGACGACGTCGTCGAGCCGTCGAACTATCGCACCGAGGCCGCGGTCGGCGCCGATCCGCGCTACGTCGAGAAGGCGTTCGAGCTGCTGCGCGGCGCCGAGCGGCCGGTGTGTCTCGTCGGCAGCCAGCTCTTCTGGTCGAAGCGCCGCGAGGCCTATCCCGAGTTCGTGAAGACGTTCGGCATGCCGACGTACGTGAACGGCCAGGCGCGCGGCAGCCTCGACCCCGACGATCCGCACTGGTTCCTCCAGACCCGCAAGGAGGCGCTGCGCAAGGCCGACGTCGTGCTGATCTTCGGCACGCCGCTCGACTTCCGCATCGGCTACGGCCGCTCGACGCACATCAACGGCGACGCGAAGCTGATCCACGTCGACCTCGACGGCAAGGAGCTCGGCAAGAACCGCGGCGTCGACGTCGGCATCGTCGGCGACACCGGCCTCGTGATGGAGATGCTCACCCGGTGCGCGACGGACGCGAAGTTCCAGCCGGAGCTGTCGCGCGCCTGGCTGAGGGAGCTGCGCGGCGTCGAGAAGGGCAAGTGGGAGGCGCTCCAGGGCCAGCTCGTCTCCGACGAGGTGCCGCTCAACCCGCTCCGCGTCTGCGCCGAGGTCGACAAGCTGGTCACGAAGGACACGATCCTCATCGGCGACGGCGGCGACTTCGTCGGCTCGGCGGCCAACGTGCTGCGTCCGCGCGGCTTCGGCCACTGGCTCGACGCCGGTCCCCTCGGCACGCTCGGCGCCGGTCCGGGCTACGCCATGGCGGCGAAGCTCGCGAGCCCGAAGAGCGACGTCATCATCATGTACGGCGACGGCGCGTTCGGCCTCAACATGATGGAGTTCGAGGCCTGCATCCGCCAGAAGATCAACATCGTCGGCGTCATCGGCAACGACGCCGCCTGGATGCAGATCCTGCGCGGCCAGGAGCAGATGTACGGCGCCGACCGCACGCCCGCGTGCAAGCTCTCGTACACGCGCTACGACACGATGATCGAGGCGATGGGCGGCCACGGCGAGTGGGTCGAACGGCCGGAGCAGATCCGTCCCGCGCTCGAGCGCGCGCTCGGCGCCGGCAAGCCGGCCGTCGTCAACGTGAAGATCGGGCGCAGCGACTTCCGCAAGGACGCGATCTCGGTCTAGGAGTAGCGCCATGGCGGGCGAGCGCACGGCGGGGATCATCGTCATCGGCAACGAGATCCTCTCGGGGAAGGTCGCGGACACGAACGCGCCCTTCCTCACCCGTGAGCTGCGGGCGCTCGGCGTCGCGCTGCGCCGCATCGTCACCATCACCGACGAGCTCGACGACATCGCCGAGGCGGTGCGGGAGTTCCACCGTCGCTTCGACGTCAACTTCACCTCCGGCGGCGTCGGGCCGACGCACGACGACGTCACGATGGAGGGCATCGCGCGCGGTCTCGGGCGCCGCGTGGTGCGCCATCCGGTCATCGAGAGCCGCCTGCGCGAGTTCTACAAGGACAACGTCAACGAGGCGCGCCTCAAGATGGCCGAGGTGCCGGAGGGCTCCGAGCTGATCGTCGACCAGCGTCTCGGGTTTCCGACGATCCAGTGCGAGAACTTCTACATCCTTCCGGGCATACCCGAGCTCTTCGAGGCCAAGTTCAACGCCCTGCGCGACCGCTTCGTCGACACGCCCTACACGCTGCGGATCGTCTACACGCGCGACGGGGAGGGCACGATCGCCCACCACCTGAACGCGACCCTCGCCGCGTTTCCCGAGCTCATGCTGGGCTCGTACCCGAAGCTCGGCGATCCGGAGTACGCGGTGAAGCTGACGCTGGAGTCGAAGGACGCCGCCTACGTGGAGCAGGCCCTGGCCCATCTCCTCCAGCTCCTGCCGGCCGAGACGGTCGTCCGGACCGAGTAGCGTCGCGTCCGCTTGTCGACCCGCATGGCGGACCCGCATCCACGCCGGCCGGCTCCGGGTTTCGCCTTGACGACTTCCGGCGGAGGCACGTAGTCTCGAAATCCTCGCCTGCGCGGTGCAGCGCTCCCGCCGCGCAGCGGGATCCCCGGCATGTCGACGACCGACCCACCCGCGCAGCCTTCGCGTTCGTCCGTCGCTCCCGCGACCGGCACTCGTCCCTCCGGGGGCCCGTTCATCGTGCTCACGCTGCGCGGTGTGGTCCTGCCGGAGTCCGGCGACCGCCCGGAGCTTCCGCTCGAGCTCGCCGACCTCCAGGTGCTGCGGCAGATGGCCGCCACCGGCACGATGGCGTGGGCCGGCGACCGTCCCGCGCTGGTCGCCGAGCTCGCGGCCCGCGGCATCTCGCCGCTCGGCGCCGCGCCCGCCGACCGGCCGCTCGCACCGGCGCCCGGCGCGCCGGGCGCGCCCCCGCGCCTCGACGACTTCTACATCGTCACCACGCCCGCCGTGCTCTGCGTGGGGCCTGCCGGCTTCGAGCAGGTGTCGGAAGACGGGCGCCTCCTCGCGCGCCTCGACGCCGTCGAGCTGCTGGCGGCCTCGGAATTCTGCAAGGCGACGACCGCGCGCGAGGCGCTGGCCAGGCACGCGGCGCGCGCCGGGGCCGAACGCCTCGACGAGCGCACCTTCCTGCGCGTGCTGGCGCGCCTGATGGCCTCGGGCCTGCTCCTGCGCTTCGACCTCACCGACACCGCGCAGGGGCGCGCGCTGTCGCGCGAGGATCGCGACATCCGTCGCGCGATCGCGAAGCAGATGGAGCTCGCCGAGGTCGTGCGCCGCGACGTGCAGGCGTACGACGCCCAGGAGCAGGCCCGCGCGGCGCGTACCGGCGTCATCCGGCCGCGGATCGTGCCGATCCACTCACAGTGGAAGATCACGCCGCTGGCGCTCGGCATGATCGTCGCCTACGCGAAGCAGTACGACGGCGGGCGCCTCGACGAGCGCTACGACTTCCGCCCCGACTGGCTCACCGATCCGGCGCGGGCGTCGTCGCCGAAGACCGCGTCGCTGTTCCTCTTCTCGCACTACATCTGGTCGAGCGTCGGCAACCTCGAGCTGTCGGCCCAGCTGAAGGCGTCGGACCCGCGCGCGCTCACCGTGCACGGCGGGCCGAACGTGCCGAAGTACGAGAAGGACCTCGAGGCGTATTTCCGCATGCACCCGCACGTCGACATCGCGGTGCGCGGCGAGGGCGAGGTCACCGCCGCCGAGATGCTCTCGGCGCTGGCCGAGGTCATCGACGATCCGCGTCCCGATCTCGCGGTGCTGGAGAAGGTCCCCGGCCTCGCCTTCCGGCTCGGCGATCGCATCGTGCGCACGCCCGACCGCGAGCGCATCACCGACCTCGACGTCATCCCGTCGCCGTATCTGACCGGTCTCTTCGACAGCTTCGGCAAGGCGTCCACCGAGGCGGCGGTGATCGAGAGCAACCGCGGCTGCCCGTACGGCTGCACCTTCTGTGACTGGGGCTCGGCCACCGCGCAGCGCATCCGCAAGTTCTCCCTCGAGCGCGTCTTCGAGGAGATCGAGTGGTGCGCGCGCCACGGCGTCGAGACCATCGGGCTCGCCGACGCCAACTTCGGCGTCTTCGAGCGCGACGTCGCGATCGCCGAGAAGGTCGCCGAGGTGAAGGCGCGCTACGGATACCCGCGCCACTTCGGCGTCAACTACGCCAAGAACTCGCTGAAGCACCTGAAGCCGATCGTGAAGATCCTGAGCGGCGCCGGCACCATCGCCTACGGGCAGCTGTCGCTCCAGTCGATGGATCCCGGGACGCTCGAGACCATCGAGCGCCACAACATCAAGTCGGAGAAGTACCACGAGCTGGCGCAGGAGTTCCGGCAGGCCGGCCTGCCGCTGTTCATCGACCTGATGATGGGACTGCCCGGCAGCACCGTCACCTCGTTCCGCGCCGATCTCCAGCAGGCGATCGACCGCGAGGTGATCGCCAAGGTCTATCCGACCCAGCTGCTGGTCAACAGCCCGATGAACGATCCGGAGTACCGCCAGGAGCACGACATCCAGGCCAAGCCCGGCGCGTTCCTCACCTCGTGCGCCAGCTTCTCGACCGCGGACTACGCGCGCATGAAGGAGATGCGGCGCGTGTTCCTGCTGCTGGAGAAGTTCGGCATCCTGCGCCACGTCGCGCGCCACGTGCGTCGCGAGGTCGGCGTCCGCGAGATGGAGTTCTTCGAGCGCCTGCTCGACGACGGCCGCGCCGCGCGCACGCGCTGGCCGGTGCTCGCCTTCACCCTCGAGTCGGTGCCGAACCTCATGGTGCCGCCGGGGCGCTGGCAGCTGCTGCTCGACGAGGTGCGCCAGTACCTGACCGAGGTGGTGCACATCGCCGACGACTCGGCGCTCGACACCGTGCTCACGGTGCAGCGGCTGCTGCTGCCGGCGCGCAACCGGCGCTTCCCCGACGAGGTGCAGCTGCCGCACGACTACGCCGCCTGGTACGGTGCGATGCTCGCCGCGAAGGACGCCGGCCATCTCCAGGACTGGCCGAGCGTCGTGCCGCCGCTGCGCGAGTACGGTCCCGGGACGCTGCGCGTGAGCGACCCGTTCGACGTGTGCGTCTTCGGCATCGGGCACTCGGTGGAGTCCGACAGCTTCGGCGTCTGGGAGCTCGATTCGCCGATCTCGCGCCCCGTCGTCCCGCTGCACTCCGCCCTCGGCTGACCCGCGGCGTATCCGCAACCCGGCTGGCGCGTTTCCCGTGCATGGGTTACAGCGGCTTTCGGGTCCGGGTCGGCCGGACCGACGAAGGAGGTGTGGCATGAAGGGGTTGCGGTTGCTGGTGGGAGCGGCGGCGCTGGGCGCGTCGCTCGGCGTGGTGAGCCCGGCGCAGGCGGAGTTTCTCGAGGACGCCGGCTGGGGCTCCCTGACGGTCCTGTCCAACGTCCTCTACATGCCGGCGAAGGTCGGCTACGCGCTCTTCGGCGGGCTCACCGGCGGGGCGGCCTACGGGCTCACCGGCGGTGACTACGACACGGCGCAGAACGTCTGGGATCCGGCCCTCAGCGGCACCTACGTGCTGACGCCGGGCATGCTGAGGGGCGAGCAGCCCATCCAGTTCGCAGGACCGGTCACCCCGGGCACGTCGTCCACGTCGGCTTCGTACGCTCCGCTCGCCGAGGCTCCGCCCGATCCGCCCGCGCATCAGCAGAGCGCCGGCGGCTTCAGCGACGAGGCCATCGGTGGGGGCATGTGAGGCGACGCCGCGCGTCGGTTGGTGCGCGGCCGGATGGGTTCGGATAAGCTCCCGCGCCGGTGATGGCCGGCGCGTCTCGGGAGCCCGTGATCACGGGATGTGGGGTCGTCTCCCCGCTCGGTGAGGGTGTACCCGCCTTCTGGGAGGGGCTGCTCGCGGGGCGGTCGGCGGTCGCGCCCGCCCGCGGCTTCGCCGCCGCCGATCTCGCGCCGAACGCGGTCGCCGAGGTGCGCGGCGTCGCCGACGACGATCCCGACCGGGCCGGTGCCTTCGCGCTCCTCGCCGCCGCCCAGGCGCTGGCCGAAGCGGGGCTCGACGTGCCGTCCGCGACCGCGCGCTGGGGGGTCGCGCTCGGCACCACGCTCGGCGGCATGCGTCTCCACGAGCTCTGGGACGCGGGCCGTCCGGAGGCCCTGCCCGCGCTCGCGGCGATCCCGTACTACGGCCCCGCCGTCCGCCTGGCGCGGCGCTTCGGCTGCCGGGGGCCGGTGGCCACCGCGCAGCTGGCCTGTGCCTCCGGCACGCAGGCGATCGCCTGGGCAGGCCGCTGGATACGCGACGGCCGCGCCGACGTCGTGCTGGCGGGGGGGGCCGACCTCCTGTGCCGCTTCGTGGTGGCCGGCTTCAACTGTCTGCGCGCGACGGCCGATACGGCGCGCCCGTTCGACCGCCGTCGCCAGGGCCTCGTGCTGGGCGAGGGCGCGGCGCTGGTCGTCGTCGAGAGCCGCGCCCATGCGGAGGCGCGGGGGGCGCGGCTGCGGGCCGTGCTGCGCGGGGCGGGCGCGGCCGCGGACGCGGTCCACATGACCGCGCCCGATCGCGAGGGCGGCGGCGCGGCGCGTGCCATGACCGCCGCCTTGCGCGACGCCGGGGTCGATCCTACGGCGGTCGGTCTGGTGTCCGCCCACGGCACCGGTACCGTCTACAACGATGCGATGGAGGCGGCCGCGCTGGGGCGCGTGTTCGCGGAGCACCGCGTGCCGGTGAACTCGATCAAGGGCGCGATCGGCCACACCCTCGGGGCGGCTGGCGCGTTCGAAGCGGTGATGTGCGTGCAGGCGCTCGCCACCGGATGCATCCCGCCCACCGCCGGACTCGAGGAGCCGGACCCGGCGTGTGCGGCGATCGACCTCGTGCGGGGCGCGGCGCGCTCCGCGCCGGTGGCGGTCGCACTCTCCACCTCGTCGGGCTTCGCGGGCGCGAACGCGGCGCTCGTCCTGGGGGCGCCGAGCGGTGCGCCGATGGGAGACCGGTGAGCGGAGCGCTGGCGATGAGCGGCGTCGGTGCGCTGACGGCGCGCGGGACGCTCCCGGCGCGCTGGAGTGGGCCGCCGCCGGGCGTGATGGGCGCGGTGCCCCTCGACGTCCTGCCGGAGCCGGCGCGTGGCCGCGCGGCTCGCGCCGAGCGGCTGACGCAGCTCTTGCTCGGTGCGGCGCTCCCGGCGCTCGACGCCGCGGCGCTGCTCGCGATCGACGGCCCGCCGCGCCCGCGTCTCGGCGCCGTCGTCGGCACCGCCTTCGGCTGCTTCCTCACCAATGCCGCCTATCAGCACCGACTCGCCGAGGGCGGCATGCCCGCCGCGAGCCCGCGCCTCTTCGCCGCGACGGTGTCGAACGCCGCCGCCGGCGAGCTCGCGATCGCCGCGCGGCTCGGCGGTCCGTCGATCACCGTGACGGCCGGCGCCGCGGCCGGTCTCACCGCGCTCGCCGACGCCGCCGACCTGGTGGCGCAGGGCCACGCCGACGCCCTCGTCGCCGCCGGCGTCGATGCGCAGGGCGCCGCGCTGGCCGCGTTCGTCGCTGCCGGCGGCCTCGTCGTGCGCGATCCGCCGGGCGAGGCGGCGGGGGCTCTGGTGGTCGAGCCGCTGGCCGCCGTACGGGCGCGCGGCGCGCACCCGTACGGCCTTCTCGCCGGCTGGGCGCTGGGCTTCGAGCCCGACGCGCACGGACCCGAGGGCGGGGCGGCGCTCGCCGAGACCATCGGCCAGGCGCTGGCGCAGGCCGACGTCGCGCCCGGCGGCCTGGCGCGCGTCGTCGCGCCGGCCGGCACTGCCGCCGTCGACCGCGGCCTGCGTCTCGCGCTGGGCGACGCGGCGCCGCCCGACGATCCGGTGCGCGCCGCGCTCGGCGAGACGCTCGCGGCGCACGGCCCGCTCGCCGTGCAGCACGCGCTCGCCACCTCCGCCGCGGGCGACGTCGTCCTCCTCGTCGACGCGTGTGCGAGCGGCCACCTGGCGGCCGTCGTCGTGCGTGCCGCGGAGGGTAGGGCGTGACGCTCGCCGGGCGGCGCGTGCTCGTGACCGGCGGCTCGCGCGGCATCGGACGCGCGACGGCGCTCGCCTGTGCGCGGGCCGGCGCCGCCGTCGCCTTCAACTGGTCGCGCAGCGAGGACGGCGCCGAGGCCGAGGAGACGCGGGCCGCGCTCGCGGCCGCCGGGGGCACGGTGCACGCCGCCCAGGCCGACGTCGCCGACGCGGGCGCCGTCGCCACGCTCTTCGCCGACGTGCGCGCGGCGCTCGGCGGCCCCGTCGACGTGCTCGTGAACAACGCCGCCGTGAGCCAGGACGGCCTCGTCATGCTGCAGAGCGAGGAGGCCTTCGCGCGCACGGTGGCCGTGAATCTCCAGGGCGCGTGGCTCTGCTGCCGGGCGGCGCTGCGCGGCATGATCGCCGCCCGCGGCGGGCGCATCGTGAACGTCGTCTCGCCCGCGGCGTTCTTCGGCAAGGAAGGCGCCGGCGCGTACGCCGCGTCGAAGGGCGGCCTCGTCGCGCTCACGAAGTCGCTCGCGCGCGAGGTCGCGCGCTACCGGATCACCGTCAACGCCGTGTCCCCCGGCTACGTCCGCACGCAGCTCACGGCCGACCTCGACGCGCGCACGCGCGGCACGCTCGAGCAGCAGATCCCCCTCGGTCGTTTCGCCGATCCCGACGAGATCGCGGCGGCGATCGCCTTCCTGGCGTCCCCCGCGGCGTCCTACCTCACCGGCACCACGCTCCACGTGGACGGTGGGCTCACGATGATTTAAACGAGGCTTCGATGGAGAGTAACGGTCTGCTCGGGGAGGTGAAGGACCTCCTCACGACGGGGCTCCGCCTGACGACGGCCCCCGCCGACATCCCGGACGACTCGCCGATCTTCGGCGAGGGGCTGGGACTCGACTCGATCGACGCGCTGGAGCTGGTCGTCCTGGTCGAGGAGCGCTTCCACGTCTCCATCCCCGACGAGGAGGTCGGCAAGCGCGCCTTCGCTTCGGTGCGTGCGCTGGCGGACTTCATCGCCGCGGAGCGCCCGCGCTGACGGGTCCCGTGCGGCACTCGCGGGTCGCGGTGACGGGGCTGGGCGCGGTGACCGCGCTCGGTGCCGACGTGGCGTCGCTGGCGGCGGCGCTCGCCGACGGCCGGCGCGCGATCGGCCCGCTCACCCGTTTCCCGCACGCGGGGCGCTGTGCGATCGCGGCGCAGGTGCCGGAGCTCACGCCGGAGGCCGTCGACGGCGCGCGCGCGCGGCTGTCGGCCGCGACGGGCCGCCGCCTGTCGTATCCCGACCGGCTCGGCCTCGCGGCGACGGCGCAGGCGCTGCGCCAGGCGCGGCTCGAGCCGGGCGCCCGCGGCGACGTCGGCGTGTACGTCGGGGCGTCGGTCGGCGGCATGGGCGATGCCGAAGCGGCGTACCAGCGCCGCCAGGAGGGCCGCGATGCGCGCTACCGCCTCTCGCGCCTCCTGCCCGCGCCGCTCTCGAACACCGCCGCGGCCCTCGCGCAGGGCCTCGGCCTCCAGGGCCCGCGCGCGACGTTCTCCACGGCGTGCTCGTCGAGCGCGCTCGCGATCGCCGAGGCGGCCGACGCGATCGCACGCGGGCGCGTGCGCCAGGCCGTCGCGGTCGGCACGGATGCGCTCTGCCGCATCACGTTCTCCGGCTTCGACGCGCTCCAGGCGCTCGACGCGCGGCCGTGCCGCCCGTTCGCGGCCGACCGCGCGGGACTGTCGCTCGGCGAGGGCGCGGCGGCGCTCGTCCTCGAAGAC
The sequence above is a segment of the bacterium genome. Coding sequences within it:
- a CDS encoding beta-ketoacyl-[acyl-carrier-protein] synthase family protein, which encodes MRHSRVAVTGLGAVTALGADVASLAAALADGRRAIGPLTRFPHAGRCAIAAQVPELTPEAVDGARARLSAATGRRLSYPDRLGLAATAQALRQARLEPGARGDVGVYVGASVGGMGDAEAAYQRRQEGRDARYRLSRLLPAPLSNTAAALAQGLGLQGPRATFSTACSSSALAIAEAADAIARGRVRQAVAVGTDALCRITFSGFDALQALDARPCRPFAADRAGLSLGEGAAALVLEDVDVARARGTEPLAFVLGHGVATDAHHVTAPHPAGAGARAALEAALAAAGVSPDAVDYVNAHGTGTPKNDAIELAVLRAVLGDRLPRVPVSSTKAQVGHCLAAAGAVEAVVTVLALAEALVPPTAGLAGVDPEFADLDLVPLPGRRQALDVAVSSSFGFGGHNVTLVLGRA
- a CDS encoding beta-ketoacyl-[acyl-carrier-protein] synthase family protein yields the protein MITGCGVVSPLGEGVPAFWEGLLAGRSAVAPARGFAAADLAPNAVAEVRGVADDDPDRAGAFALLAAAQALAEAGLDVPSATARWGVALGTTLGGMRLHELWDAGRPEALPALAAIPYYGPAVRLARRFGCRGPVATAQLACASGTQAIAWAGRWIRDGRADVVLAGGADLLCRFVVAGFNCLRATADTARPFDRRRQGLVLGEGAALVVVESRAHAEARGARLRAVLRGAGAAADAVHMTAPDREGGGAARAMTAALRDAGVDPTAVGLVSAHGTGTVYNDAMEAAALGRVFAEHRVPVNSIKGAIGHTLGAAGAFEAVMCVQALATGCIPPTAGLEEPDPACAAIDLVRGAARSAPVAVALSTSSGFAGANAALVLGAPSGAPMGDR
- a CDS encoding acyl carrier protein; this translates as MESNGLLGEVKDLLTTGLRLTTAPADIPDDSPIFGEGLGLDSIDALELVVLVEERFHVSIPDEEVGKRAFASVRALADFIAAERPR
- the fabG gene encoding 3-oxoacyl-ACP reductase FabG, which encodes MTLAGRRVLVTGGSRGIGRATALACARAGAAVAFNWSRSEDGAEAEETRAALAAAGGTVHAAQADVADAGAVATLFADVRAALGGPVDVLVNNAAVSQDGLVMLQSEEAFARTVAVNLQGAWLCCRAALRGMIAARGGRIVNVVSPAAFFGKEGAGAYAASKGGLVALTKSLAREVARYRITVNAVSPGYVRTQLTADLDARTRGTLEQQIPLGRFADPDEIAAAIAFLASPAASYLTGTTLHVDGGLTMI